The following proteins come from a genomic window of Dongia rigui:
- the bufA2 gene encoding BufA2 family periplasmic bufferin-type metallophore translates to MTAMTKITGATFAAAAMALLAGGSISLTTTPAQADAVHCAGINGCKGQGSCKSASNECKGQNTCKGQGWIEQPSADACTGAGGTVVK, encoded by the coding sequence ATGACTGCGATGACAAAGATCACCGGCGCCACTTTCGCCGCCGCCGCCATGGCCTTGTTGGCCGGCGGATCGATCAGCCTCACCACCACGCCGGCCCAGGCCGATGCCGTGCATTGCGCCGGCATCAATGGCTGCAAGGGCCAGGGCTCCTGCAAGAGCGCCAGCAACGAATGCAAGGGGCAGAACACCTGCAAGGGCCAGGGCTGGATCGAGCAGCCGAGCGCCGACGCCTGCACCGGCGCTGGCGGTACGGTCGTGAAGTAA
- the bufB gene encoding MNIO family bufferin maturase — translation MRDAVTGFGLGLRPTHYAALSEHAATMARRVDWLEIISENYMGVGGKPRRHLLELRRHYPMVMHGVSLSIGSTAPLERDYLRALKSLADEIEPAWISDHLCWTGIAGRNMHDLLPLPFTEEALDHVVGRVMAVQEHLGAPILLENTSSYVTYPESAMPEWEFIVALAKRTGCALLLDVNNVYVNSVNHGFNPLTFIDALPKTLVRQIHLAGHEDHGTHIIDTHDHDVAPPVWQLYAAAVRRFGSVPAMIERDDHIPPLSALLAELDQARAVAADAVRQVLVA, via the coding sequence TTGCGCGATGCGGTGACTGGCTTTGGCCTGGGCCTCAGGCCGACACATTATGCGGCGCTCAGCGAGCACGCGGCGACAATGGCGCGGCGTGTCGATTGGCTCGAGATCATCTCGGAAAACTACATGGGCGTCGGCGGCAAGCCGCGGCGCCACCTGTTGGAGTTGCGGCGGCACTATCCGATGGTGATGCACGGCGTCTCGCTGTCCATCGGCAGCACGGCGCCGCTTGAGCGCGACTATCTGCGGGCGCTGAAGTCCCTCGCCGACGAGATCGAGCCCGCCTGGATCTCCGATCACCTGTGCTGGACCGGCATCGCCGGCCGCAACATGCATGACCTGCTGCCATTGCCCTTTACCGAAGAAGCGCTGGACCATGTGGTGGGGCGTGTCATGGCGGTGCAGGAGCATCTCGGCGCGCCGATCCTGCTCGAGAACACGTCGAGCTATGTCACCTATCCGGAATCGGCCATGCCCGAATGGGAATTCATTGTGGCACTCGCCAAGCGGACCGGCTGCGCACTGCTGCTCGACGTCAACAACGTCTATGTCAATTCGGTCAACCATGGGTTCAATCCGCTGACATTCATCGACGCCCTGCCGAAGACCTTGGTGCGCCAGATCCATCTGGCCGGGCATGAGGATCACGGCACCCATATCATCGACACCCATGATCACGACGTGGCGCCGCCGGTCTGGCAGCTTTATGCCGCGGCGGTGCGGCGCTTCGGCAGCGTGCCGGCCATGATCGAGCGCGACGACCACATACCGCCTCTCTCTGCCTTGCTGGCCGAGCTTGACCAAGCGCGGGCCGTCGCCGCCGATGCCGTCCGCCAAGTCTTGGTGGCCTGA
- a CDS encoding DNA-binding domain-containing protein — protein sequence MSLEQLQRAFQGYLLGRTAQMPSVNEARERLDIYRLGYVSRLVEALGNDYPGLKALLGATAFADAARRYIADHPSAHYSLRWLGQGLPDHLAAQGEALAAGMARFDWAVALAFDAADEAIVGLPDLLALPAEAWAHFSLRFAVAASLITADTATGDLRRALLHDEPVSEAVPGLSVAWLVWRSGEDVQYRALPADEAACFAWMQGGMSFARMCESLAQDFHEANAAQRGAEMLQDWLQRGLVSEIVC from the coding sequence ATGTCCCTCGAACAGCTGCAGCGTGCTTTCCAAGGCTATCTTCTGGGCCGCACGGCGCAGATGCCGTCCGTGAACGAGGCACGAGAGCGGCTGGACATCTACCGCCTTGGCTATGTCTCGCGCCTTGTCGAGGCGCTCGGCAACGATTATCCCGGATTGAAGGCCCTGCTGGGCGCCACGGCATTTGCCGATGCCGCGCGCCGGTACATTGCGGACCATCCCTCGGCGCACTACTCGCTGCGCTGGTTGGGACAGGGGTTGCCGGACCATCTCGCGGCGCAGGGTGAGGCGCTGGCCGCCGGCATGGCGCGTTTCGATTGGGCCGTGGCTCTGGCATTCGACGCAGCGGATGAAGCCATCGTCGGCTTGCCCGATCTACTGGCGCTTCCAGCAGAAGCCTGGGCGCATTTCAGTCTGCGCTTTGCCGTCGCTGCCAGCCTCATCACGGCCGACACAGCGACAGGCGATCTGCGGCGCGCCCTGTTGCACGATGAGCCGGTCAGCGAAGCGGTACCGGGCTTGTCGGTTGCCTGGCTCGTCTGGCGTTCGGGGGAAGATGTCCAATATCGAGCCCTGCCGGCAGACGAGGCCGCCTGCTTTGCGTGGATGCAAGGCGGCATGAGCTTTGCCCGGATGTGCGAAAGCCTGGCGCAGGATTTCCACGAGGCGAATGCGGCGCAACGTGGTGCCGAGATGCTGCAGGATTGGCTGCAGCGCGGATTGGTGTCGGAGATCGTCTGCTAA